The sequence below is a genomic window from Flagellimonas marinaquae.
ACCATAATCACTGAACGGATACGGATAATGTCTTCGTCCTCCAAAAACTCTTCAGTTTCTACTTCTACAGAATACGGTATCTCCTTTTTATAGTGCAGTAGGATTTTTTCACGGATGGTCTCATTAACAAAAAAACGTTCCGGTTTGTCCGTAATCTGATCTTTTGGATAGTATGGAGGTGCTTCGGGCAATAAGTCCAAAATACGGTTAAAAACTTCGGTCACATTAAAATTTTCCAAAGCGGAGATAGGATGTATTTCGGCATTGGGCAGCTGCTCTTGCCAGTATTGCATTTGGTCTTCCAACTTTTGCTGGTCAGATGTATCAATTTTATTGAGGAGCAATAACACTGGTATTTTACTGTTCTGTATTTTTTTAAAGAAGGACTCATCTTTAAGGGCCTTTTCCCCTATTTCAACCATGTAGAGCAATACATCTGCGTCCTCAAAAGCGGATTTTACAAAGTCCATCATAGACGTTTGCAGCTCATAGGCGGGTTTGATGATACCGGGCGTGTCGGACAAAATCATCTGAAAATCCTCACCGTTCACAATTCCCAAAATACGGTGCCGTGTGGTCTGCGCCTTTGAGGTAATTATTGATAATTTTTCACCTACAAAGGCATTCATCAATGTTGATTTACCCACGTTGGGGTTACCGATAATATTTACAAATCCAGACTTATGCGCCACCTTTTTTTCTTTTTTCAAAATATTGTTTGGATGCTGCATTTACCCTTGGTGCAAGATAAAGTACTGCAATCATGTTGGGTATTACCATTAGTGCATACGAGAGATCGATCAGATTTTTTACCAAGGTCAACGATGCAATCGAAGCAAAAACGATCATTACCACAAAAAATACATTGTACCATTTTCCAATCTTGGCGTTCGTCAAAAATGAAAGACTTTTAACTCCGTAGTACGAATAGGTAAATAGGGTCGACAATGCGAATGCGGACACAATGACCATCAACAATACATCACCTATACCATATAGTGTTGTTTCGAAAGCGGACATGGTCATTACAATACCACTGCAATCCTCAAGGTAGGCTCCGCTCAAGATAATTACCACCGCGGTAAAGGTACATACTAAAATTGTATCGATAAAGGGACCCAACATGGCAACCAATCCTTCTTTGGTGGGCTCATTGTTTCTGGATTGTCCGTGGTACATAGGCGCACTACCCAAACCTGCTTCGTTGGAGAACATGGCTCTTCGCACCCCAACGATCACCAATCCCCAAAAGCCACCTGTGACCATGGTATCGAAATTCCAGGCCTCTACCAAAATCATTCTTAGGGCGGGCCAAACTTCTCCTGCATTGCTGGCCATTACAAAAATTACCGCCAAAAGATATACTCCTACCATAAATGGTACAATGGCCGATGCTACTTTGGCTATTTTGCTCAGTCCCCCAAATATTACGATGGATGTAACAATTGCCAAAAAGAATCCTATACCCAACTTCCAATTGTATTCACTAGTTGCCCAAATGGTTTCGTGCGGCTCCACGACGCCCATAAAAGCTTCGGTGAACTGATTGGCGGTAAATACGCCCAAAAAGCCGAACAATCCACAAATACTAAAAAAAATGGCCATGGGCCTTGCCCATTTGCCCATCCCTTTGGTAATGTAGAACATGGGGCCTCCTTGCATATGCCCATCCGAATCGGTTCCGCGGTACATTATGGCCAAACTTCCGGAATAATATTTTATGCCCATTCCCAAAAGGGCCGTCATCCATATCCAAAAAACCACACCCGGACCTCCATCGTGTATAGCAATGGCCACCCCGGAAATATTTCCGAGCCCCACAGTTGCTGCAACTGCTGCCGATAACGCTTGGAACGAACTTACATCTCCCTTGGCATTCTTGTCGTCGTATTTGCCGGATACTACAGCAATGGCGTGGCCAAAATGACGAAAGGGTACAAACCTTGAGTAAAAGGCCAAAAATAGTCCACCACCTATTAACAATATTAACATGGGCCACTCGGTGTATGGCAAAAGTGATGCGATAAAATCGTTGATTGCGTCCATAAAGTAAAAATGTCCAATTTATGGATTTTGAACGGATTGCCCCTATTGAATACAGGAATATTAATTTTAGTTTGGAAAAGACAGAAAAACGGTTGTATATTTGCCGTCCACATCGCGGGGTAGAGCAGTAGGTAGCTCGTCGGGCTCATAACCCGAAGGTCGCTGGTTCGAGTCCAGTCCCCGCTACTAGAGCAGGCAAGGCCTCCGAGAAATCGGGGGCCTTTCTTTTTTACCATGGGTACAGAATAGGTACAGAATCCAAACTTTTTTATTTTGGCACAAAAAAATTGGTGTTTTTTGGTGGATTATGAATTAGGGAACAAGAAATCAAAGACAATAACCTTGGTAAAATTGGAAAAAATGCAGTTCTATCTAAAGGAAATCACAGTTTACTTGAACTTTAGCGACTCGGTTTGAGCTGTCTATTATCTTTCATAGCAATGATCGTGACCTTATCTTCTTTGAAAATATAATAGACGGTAGTGTTTTTATGGACGACAGCTCGTCTTAACGATTTCTGTTTTTGTGATTCCGGATAAAGCGTTGGAAAATTGGATACAGTATTCTCAAATTGCCTCAAAAGTTCCTCAAATCTTACTATTTCCTTTCCGCTGAACCTTTTTTTAGATATGCTTTAATCTCCAATGCGTTGGATAACGACCTTTCGGTCCATTTGACCTCATACTGTTTAACCATTGGCCAAGCCGTTCCAAAAATCTTTTGAGCTCATCGCCAGACCCTGCTCAAAGTCCCGTATTCCTGAAAGAATATTTACCCTGTCACTTTCTGTAAGTTCATCCCACCAGTCACCTGACTTTCCCTCACTTGAAAGTTTTACCGAGTTCAAAAGCCCTAAAATCGTATCATCCTTTAGGGACTCTATCCAACCTACCAGTTCTTTTTTTGTGGATTTTGATTCTGACATGTTCATTGGAATATCACTTTGATATAAAGTTACAAAAATCGTGCTACACAGCAGATAAAAGCTTTTTGTGAATCGTTTTTTTGAACTATTAATTATTCAGACTGCCTTAAGGAGCTATTATTTCTCATATATTTTATTCCTTTACTTTTTTCCACATTTTGGAGCAGAAAGCAAAATAATTTAAACCATTTGGATACTCGAATAGTTCTGATAAATCATGAGAAGTGTCTTCTATTGTTATTAGCTTGTTTATAATACCATTTTCCTTTAAATATGAATTAATTATCCAACTTCCTCTTCTATCTGCTTCAAGAACAAATCGATCTTCATTGCCAATGTACATCTGAATCCCGATACTACTATTTATAATGCTTTCACGATTTTTGGTAACCGATTCTTTTAAACCTTCAATTGTATAATCACTCACATAGGAAAGGGATACAATCGAAGAAAACTTATTGGGATAGTTTACAGCAAAATTAAGTGCACCTGCAACCCCT
It includes:
- a CDS encoding alanine/glycine:cation symporter family protein, whose product is MDAINDFIASLLPYTEWPMLILLIGGGLFLAFYSRFVPFRHFGHAIAVVSGKYDDKNAKGDVSSFQALSAAVAATVGLGNISGVAIAIHDGGPGVVFWIWMTALLGMGIKYYSGSLAIMYRGTDSDGHMQGGPMFYITKGMGKWARPMAIFFSICGLFGFLGVFTANQFTEAFMGVVEPHETIWATSEYNWKLGIGFFLAIVTSIVIFGGLSKIAKVASAIVPFMVGVYLLAVIFVMASNAGEVWPALRMILVEAWNFDTMVTGGFWGLVIVGVRRAMFSNEAGLGSAPMYHGQSRNNEPTKEGLVAMLGPFIDTILVCTFTAVVIILSGAYLEDCSGIVMTMSAFETTLYGIGDVLLMVIVSAFALSTLFTYSYYGVKSLSFLTNAKIGKWYNVFFVVMIVFASIASLTLVKNLIDLSYALMVIPNMIAVLYLAPRVNAASKQYFEKRKKGGA
- the era gene encoding GTPase Era, whose translation is MAHKSGFVNIIGNPNVGKSTLMNAFVGEKLSIITSKAQTTRHRILGIVNGEDFQMILSDTPGIIKPAYELQTSMMDFVKSAFEDADVLLYMVEIGEKALKDESFFKKIQNSKIPVLLLLNKIDTSDQQKLEDQMQYWQEQLPNAEIHPISALENFNVTEVFNRILDLLPEAPPYYPKDQITDKPERFFVNETIREKILLHYKKEIPYSVEVETEEFLEDEDIIRIRSVIMVERDTQKGIIIGHKGSAIKKVGVEARKDLEKFFAKQVHIELYVKVNKNWRSNSQQLRRFGYNG